Proteins found in one Cellulomonas palmilytica genomic segment:
- a CDS encoding ribonucleoside triphosphate reductase, which produces MPDPAATAPTTPTAPAQQAGTRPVAPVTVDVASSIDEYLDRSDWRVNANANQGYSLGGLILNTAGKVVANYWLSEVYPAEIGHAHREGDLHIHDLDMLSGYCAGWSLRTLLQEGLGGIPGKVDARPAKHFSAAIGQIVNFLGTMQNEWAGAQAFSSFDTYMAPYVRTDDLTYEQVKQGIQELVYNLNVPSRWGTQTPFTNLTFDWVCPDDLKDQVPMVGDEPCDFTYGDLQPEMDVINRAYIEIMTEGDATGRVFTFPIPTYNITQDFDWHSPNADALFAMTAKYGLPYFQNFINSEMKPGDVRSMCCRLQLDLRELLKRGNGLFGSAEQTGSIGVVTVNCARLGYLYPGDETGLLVRLDELLDLARTSLELKREVIGRLMEQGLFPYTKRYLASLDNHFSTIGVNGLNEMIRNFSGDEYDITDPRGHQMAVWLLDHVRRRMVQFQEETGHLYNLEATPAEGTTYRFAKEDRARFPGILQAGTDANPYYTNSSQLPVGFTDDPFEALARQDELQTKYTGGTVLHLYMSERLSTPDAARELVRRSLSRFRLPYLTVTPTFSICPNHGYLAGEHQECPKCADAGRMQECEVWTRVMGYHRPVSSFNVGKKGEHAERTHFRESVAALA; this is translated from the coding sequence ATGCCCGACCCCGCCGCCACGGCACCGACCACGCCCACCGCGCCTGCGCAGCAGGCCGGCACCCGCCCCGTCGCGCCGGTCACGGTGGACGTCGCGTCCTCGATCGACGAGTACCTCGACCGCAGCGACTGGCGCGTCAACGCCAACGCGAACCAGGGCTACAGCCTCGGCGGTCTGATCCTCAACACGGCTGGCAAGGTCGTCGCGAACTACTGGCTGAGCGAGGTGTACCCGGCCGAGATCGGGCACGCGCACCGCGAGGGCGACCTGCACATCCACGACCTCGACATGCTCTCGGGCTACTGCGCGGGCTGGAGCCTGCGCACGCTGCTGCAGGAGGGCCTGGGCGGGATCCCCGGCAAGGTCGACGCGCGCCCGGCGAAGCACTTCTCGGCGGCGATCGGCCAGATCGTCAACTTCCTCGGCACCATGCAGAACGAGTGGGCCGGCGCGCAGGCGTTCTCGAGCTTCGACACGTACATGGCGCCGTACGTGCGCACCGACGACCTGACGTACGAGCAGGTCAAGCAGGGCATTCAGGAGCTCGTCTACAACCTCAACGTGCCGAGCCGCTGGGGCACGCAGACGCCGTTCACGAACCTGACGTTCGACTGGGTGTGCCCGGACGACCTCAAGGACCAGGTCCCGATGGTCGGCGACGAGCCGTGCGACTTCACGTACGGCGACCTGCAGCCGGAGATGGACGTCATCAACCGCGCGTACATCGAGATCATGACGGAGGGCGACGCGACGGGCCGCGTCTTCACGTTCCCCATCCCCACGTACAACATCACCCAGGACTTCGACTGGCACAGCCCCAACGCGGACGCGCTGTTCGCGATGACCGCGAAGTACGGCCTGCCGTACTTCCAGAACTTCATCAACTCGGAGATGAAGCCGGGTGACGTGCGCTCGATGTGCTGCCGCCTGCAGCTCGACCTGCGGGAGCTGCTCAAGCGCGGCAACGGGCTGTTCGGCTCGGCGGAGCAGACCGGTTCGATCGGCGTGGTCACGGTCAACTGCGCGCGGCTCGGCTACCTGTACCCGGGCGACGAGACGGGACTGCTGGTGCGGCTCGACGAGCTGCTCGACCTGGCCCGCACGAGCCTGGAGCTCAAGCGCGAGGTGATCGGCCGGCTCATGGAGCAGGGACTGTTCCCGTACACCAAGCGCTACCTGGCGAGCCTCGACAACCACTTCTCGACGATCGGCGTCAACGGCCTCAACGAGATGATCCGCAACTTCTCCGGCGACGAGTACGACATCACCGACCCGCGCGGCCACCAGATGGCCGTGTGGCTGCTCGACCACGTGCGTCGCCGGATGGTCCAGTTCCAGGAGGAGACCGGCCACCTCTACAACCTGGAGGCCACGCCCGCGGAGGGCACGACCTACCGGTTCGCCAAGGAGGACCGGGCCCGGTTCCCCGGGATCCTGCAGGCGGGCACGGACGCCAACCCGTACTACACGAACTCCTCGCAGCTGCCCGTCGGCTTCACCGACGACCCGTTCGAGGCGCTCGCACGCCAGGACGAGCTGCAGACGAAGTACACGGGCGGCACGGTGCTGCACCTGTACATGTCGGAGCGCCTGTCCACACCGGACGCGGCGCGCGAGCTGGTCCGCCGGTCGCTGTCCCGGTTCCGCCTGCCGTACCTGACGGTCACGCCCACGTTCTCCATCTGCCCGAACCACGGCTACCTCGCGGGCGAGCACCAGGAGTGCCCGAAGTGCGCCGACGCGGGCCGCATGCAGGAGTGCGAGGTGTGGACGCGCGTCATGGGCTACCACCGGCCCGTGTCGTCGTTCAACGTCGGCAAGAAGGGTGAGCACGCCGAGCGCACCCACTTCCGCGAGTCCGTGGCAGCGCTGGCGTGA
- a CDS encoding sigma-70 family RNA polymerase sigma factor: protein MGDEDLLAVLARERGRALFGYAYLLTGERHAAEDLVQEALVRTFARRRSGFSPDDAEAYVRRAILTVYLDDARRRTRWSSVRHLLGRHDEPARDPAPAVGTALDVRAALATLAPQERVAAVLRWCEDLTVPQVADRMGLAQGTVKRYLSTAGHKLEASLGPLPEPGTDDETAPLTPGRTRP from the coding sequence GTGGGCGACGAGGACCTGCTGGCCGTGCTGGCCCGCGAACGCGGGCGGGCGCTGTTCGGCTACGCCTACCTGCTGACGGGTGAGCGGCACGCGGCCGAGGACCTCGTGCAGGAGGCCCTGGTGCGGACGTTCGCCCGGCGACGCTCGGGCTTCTCGCCCGACGACGCCGAGGCGTACGTGCGCCGCGCGATCCTGACCGTCTACCTCGACGACGCGCGTCGTCGCACGCGGTGGTCGTCCGTCCGGCACCTGCTGGGGCGGCACGACGAGCCCGCGCGCGACCCGGCGCCCGCCGTGGGGACCGCGCTGGACGTGCGCGCCGCACTCGCGACGCTCGCGCCGCAGGAGCGCGTCGCCGCGGTGCTGCGCTGGTGCGAGGACCTCACGGTGCCGCAGGTCGCGGACCGCATGGGCCTCGCGCAGGGCACCGTGAAGCGGTACCTGTCGACCGCCGGTCACAAGCTCGAGGCGTCGCTCGGTCCGCTCCCGGAGCCCGGGACGGACGACGAGACGGCGCCGCTGACCCCCGGGAGGACCCGGCCATGA
- a CDS encoding polyphosphate polymerase domain-containing protein: MTARTPVGTRADRSGHRFEQRLAHLPAVTLAEIERAGAALQTRVDRKYVLPLDALAVLPLTDGARVLEVGGRRASEYRSVYFDTPDLASYLGAALRRRGRYKVRTRTYADSGDTFVEVKTRGPRGSTVKVRHPHDGVPHELSDEARAFTTRVLGPRRAPDGPLLPTLTNRYRRTTLLVDGGRPGVAARTTVDTGLVWVDAETGAERPLGPFAVVETKTGATPSATDRLLWRHGHRPVRISKYGTGMAVLHPELPLTPWRRVLDRYVEPRDRLAAPR; the protein is encoded by the coding sequence GTGACCGCCCGGACACCGGTGGGTACCCGGGCGGACCGGTCCGGGCACCGGTTCGAGCAGCGGCTCGCGCACCTGCCCGCCGTCACGCTCGCCGAGATCGAGCGGGCCGGCGCGGCGCTGCAGACGCGCGTCGACCGCAAGTACGTGCTCCCGCTCGACGCGCTCGCGGTGCTCCCCCTGACGGACGGGGCGCGCGTGCTCGAGGTGGGCGGTCGCCGCGCGAGCGAGTACCGGTCGGTGTACTTCGACACCCCGGACCTCGCCAGCTACCTCGGCGCGGCCCTGCGCCGGCGCGGCCGGTACAAGGTCCGCACGCGCACGTACGCCGACTCGGGCGACACGTTCGTCGAGGTCAAGACGCGCGGTCCTCGCGGCTCGACCGTCAAGGTCCGCCACCCGCACGACGGTGTCCCGCACGAGCTGTCCGACGAGGCGCGCGCGTTCACGACGCGCGTGCTCGGCCCACGCCGCGCGCCCGACGGCCCGCTGCTCCCCACACTGACGAACCGCTACCGCCGCACCACGCTGCTGGTCGACGGCGGGCGCCCGGGCGTGGCGGCCCGCACGACGGTCGACACGGGCCTGGTGTGGGTCGACGCGGAGACGGGCGCCGAGCGCCCGCTCGGCCCGTTCGCGGTGGTCGAGACCAAGACCGGCGCGACGCCGTCGGCCACCGACCGGCTGCTCTGGCGCCACGGCCACCGGCCGGTGCGGATCTCCAAGTACGGGACCGGCATGGCCGTGCTGCACCCCGAGCTCCCGCTGACACCGTGGCGGCGCGTGCTCGACCGCTACGTCGAGCCGCGCGACCGCCTCGCCGCGCCCCGCTGA
- a CDS encoding RNA polymerase sigma factor, with protein sequence MAWQSVLDELVRERGPALVGHAYLLTGDVRDAEDLVQDALVKVFAGRRAADQVDSAEAYVRRAIHTLFVDGYRRRRRWVAVRHLTATRETSPPDGPHAPPELLVGNRLVLARALATLGPRERACVVLHHVEDLPVAEIAELLGLSSGAVKRYLSDARAALRVHLDPLDEPAEERLTVTTRRTR encoded by the coding sequence GTGGCGTGGCAGAGCGTGCTGGACGAGCTGGTCCGCGAGCGGGGACCGGCGCTGGTGGGCCACGCCTACCTGCTGACGGGTGACGTCCGCGACGCAGAGGACCTGGTCCAGGACGCGCTGGTCAAGGTGTTCGCGGGGCGTCGAGCCGCGGACCAGGTCGACTCCGCCGAGGCGTACGTGCGGCGCGCGATCCACACGCTGTTCGTCGACGGGTACCGCCGACGACGGCGCTGGGTGGCGGTCCGTCACCTGACCGCCACCCGGGAGACGAGCCCGCCCGACGGCCCGCACGCGCCGCCCGAGCTGCTCGTCGGCAACCGCCTCGTGCTCGCGCGGGCGCTCGCCACCCTCGGCCCGCGCGAGCGGGCGTGCGTGGTGCTGCACCACGTGGAGGACCTGCCCGTCGCGGAGATCGCCGAGCTGCTCGGCCTCTCGTCGGGCGCGGTCAAGCGCTACCTGTCCGATGCGCGCGCAGCCCTGCGCGTGCACCTCGACCCGCTCGACGAGCCCGCCGAGGAACGTCTCACCGTGACCACCAGGAGGACCCGATGA
- a CDS encoding anaerobic ribonucleoside-triphosphate reductase activating protein produces MTTTPPRLPFAQRAWTADDLVIAGLAPMSSCDWPGRLVATLFLQGCPWRCTYCHNHSILDPRAPGQVEWSRVRELLARRAGLLDGVVFSGGEPTRQPALVEAMREVRDAGFGVGLHTGGAYPRRLEALLPFVDWVGFDVKAPRRLYRAIVRVGGETTAADQAFASLRMVLDAGVDVQVRTTVDPTVLSDDDVRALTDELHLLGVREHVLQEVRPDGTSTEYRQALAAVRRG; encoded by the coding sequence GTGACGACGACGCCGCCCCGGCTCCCGTTCGCCCAGCGCGCGTGGACGGCCGACGACCTCGTCATCGCCGGTCTGGCCCCCATGTCGAGCTGCGACTGGCCGGGGCGGCTCGTCGCGACCCTGTTCCTGCAGGGCTGCCCGTGGCGGTGCACGTACTGCCACAACCACTCGATCCTCGACCCGCGCGCGCCGGGCCAGGTCGAGTGGTCGCGGGTGCGCGAGCTGCTCGCGCGGCGCGCCGGGCTGCTCGACGGCGTGGTGTTCTCCGGCGGCGAGCCCACCCGCCAGCCCGCGCTCGTCGAGGCGATGCGCGAGGTCCGCGACGCGGGGTTCGGCGTCGGGCTGCACACCGGCGGCGCCTACCCACGCCGGCTCGAGGCGCTCCTGCCGTTCGTCGACTGGGTCGGCTTCGACGTCAAGGCACCGCGGCGGCTCTACCGCGCGATCGTCCGCGTGGGCGGCGAGACCACGGCCGCGGACCAGGCGTTCGCGAGCCTGCGCATGGTGCTCGACGCGGGCGTCGACGTGCAGGTCCGCACCACGGTGGACCCGACCGTCCTGTCCGACGACGACGTGCGTGCCCTGACCGACGAGCTGCACCTGCTGGGCGTGCGCGAGCACGTGCTCCAGGAGGTGCGGCCCGACGGCACGAGCACCGAGTACCGGCAGGCGCTCGCCGCCGTCCGCCGCGGCTGA
- a CDS encoding carbohydrate-binding domain-containing protein: MRTPLRRAAARTVVPATVRATVPAVVVATLLAGCTSTDSPDASASAAGGTAAAATTDADLTVASAMAANTAPHESQASADDAVDVTLADGASSAGSSVVKVDGDTVRIAAGGAYRLSGTLSDGQVVVDAPDQDVTLVLDGVDLTSETTSPLQVVAGDDVVVVLADGTRNRLTDTTAYAPDDEASGALFSAGDLTITGDGALDVQARANDGIVGKDGLVVASGMVTVSSVDDGIRGKHYLVVSGGDVTVDAQGDALKSDEDTDATRGYVLVAGGTLDLTAGDDGIAATTDVLVGGGTVRVTAGGGAGATVAADASPKGLVGDAAVVVGGGELTVDAADDAVHSDAVVSVTGGTSTLASGDDGVHAEHALRISGGTLTVTRAVEGLESQEVTLLDGVVTLTTSDDGVNGSAADTTTDETAGTTDGTTDGTSDDEAGAAPQRPGPGGPGGGFEEADEDVHVTIAGGTLVVDAGGDGLDSNGDLTITGGTVVVCGPTSDGNGSLDSAGTFEVSGGELVAVGSSGMAQTPSGGTQSFVGITLTQRGAAGDVVQVVSPDGDVLASFTATKAFASVVYSSPDVVDGESYSAVLGGTAGEPVVGPLSHGGTSGTTTAGTGVAGEVTAGMMPGMPGGAGGAPGDRPVPGDLPSGVPAPGELPTDMPRPEDWPTDGPRPEDWPTDMPQPGQASGGGA; encoded by the coding sequence ATGCGTACTCCTCTCCGCCGCGCGGCCGCCCGCACGGTCGTCCCCGCCACCGTCCGCGCCACCGTCCCCGCCGTCGTCGTCGCGACGCTCCTCGCGGGCTGCACGTCGACGGACTCCCCCGACGCCTCGGCGTCCGCCGCCGGTGGCACCGCGGCGGCTGCGACGACCGACGCGGACCTGACGGTGGCGTCCGCGATGGCCGCCAACACCGCGCCGCACGAGTCGCAGGCCTCTGCCGACGACGCCGTCGACGTGACCCTGGCCGACGGCGCGTCGTCGGCCGGCTCGTCGGTCGTGAAGGTCGACGGCGACACCGTGCGCATCGCCGCGGGCGGCGCGTACCGGCTGTCCGGCACGCTCAGCGACGGCCAGGTCGTCGTCGACGCGCCCGACCAGGACGTCACGCTCGTGCTCGACGGCGTCGACCTGACGAGCGAGACCACGTCCCCGCTGCAGGTGGTCGCGGGCGACGACGTCGTCGTCGTGCTCGCGGACGGCACGCGAAACCGGCTGACGGACACGACGGCCTACGCGCCGGACGACGAGGCGAGCGGCGCGCTGTTCAGCGCGGGCGATCTGACGATCACCGGTGACGGCGCGCTGGACGTGCAGGCCCGCGCGAACGACGGGATCGTCGGCAAGGACGGCCTGGTCGTGGCGTCCGGGATGGTCACGGTGTCGTCGGTCGACGACGGCATCCGCGGCAAGCACTACCTGGTGGTCTCCGGCGGCGACGTCACGGTCGACGCGCAGGGCGACGCGCTGAAGTCCGACGAGGACACCGACGCGACCCGGGGCTACGTGCTGGTCGCGGGCGGCACGCTCGACCTCACCGCGGGCGACGACGGCATCGCGGCGACCACCGACGTGCTCGTCGGCGGCGGCACCGTGCGCGTCACGGCGGGCGGCGGTGCGGGCGCGACGGTGGCCGCCGACGCCTCCCCCAAGGGCCTCGTGGGCGACGCCGCGGTGGTCGTCGGCGGCGGGGAGCTCACCGTCGACGCGGCCGACGACGCCGTGCACTCCGACGCAGTCGTCTCGGTCACCGGCGGCACGTCGACGCTCGCGTCCGGCGACGACGGCGTGCACGCCGAGCACGCGCTGCGGATCTCGGGCGGCACGCTCACGGTCACCCGCGCGGTCGAGGGTCTCGAGTCGCAGGAGGTCACGCTCCTCGACGGGGTCGTCACGCTCACGACGAGCGACGACGGCGTCAACGGCTCCGCGGCGGACACCACGACCGACGAGACCGCGGGCACGACGGACGGCACGACGGACGGCACCTCTGACGACGAAGCGGGTGCGGCCCCGCAGCGGCCCGGACCCGGCGGGCCGGGGGGCGGGTTCGAGGAGGCCGACGAGGACGTCCACGTCACGATCGCGGGCGGCACGCTCGTCGTCGACGCGGGCGGCGACGGCCTGGACTCGAACGGCGACCTCACGATCACCGGCGGGACGGTCGTGGTCTGCGGTCCGACGAGCGACGGCAACGGCTCGCTCGACTCCGCGGGGACGTTCGAGGTCTCGGGCGGTGAGCTCGTCGCGGTCGGCTCGTCGGGCATGGCGCAGACGCCCTCGGGCGGGACGCAGTCGTTCGTCGGGATCACGCTCACGCAGCGCGGCGCCGCGGGAGACGTCGTGCAGGTCGTCTCGCCCGACGGCGACGTGCTCGCGTCGTTCACCGCGACGAAGGCGTTCGCGTCGGTCGTGTACTCCTCGCCGGACGTGGTCGACGGCGAGTCGTACTCGGCGGTGCTGGGTGGGACCGCGGGCGAGCCCGTGGTCGGGCCGCTGTCGCACGGCGGCACCTCGGGGACGACGACCGCGGGGACCGGCGTCGCGGGCGAGGTCACCGCGGGGATGATGCCCGGCATGCCCGGTGGGGCCGGTGGTGCGCCGGGCGACCGGCCCGTCCCCGGGGACCTGCCGTCCGGCGTGCCCGCTCCCGGCGAGCTGCCGACCGACATGCCGCGCCCGGAGGACTGGCCCACGGACGGGCCCCGCCCCGAGGACTGGCCGACCGACATGCCGCAGCCCGGTCAGGCGTCGGGCGGGGGCGCCTGA
- a CDS encoding ThuA domain-containing protein, which yields MGRVLVLVGAGRYADPWHDHAAQGDEVAQVARALGHEVRVRSTRPSTFDDLAGQPGSDGGPWLPDVLVVAASGDPGQQPDDDSPAWQPFHDARQALVERGTAVLALHASACVFADDPRWAATIGGRWVPGRTWHPDHGPTTFRVVDHEHPVTWSLGSVTADDERYADLVVEPGVHVLVVADVTADEARGRGTAGEHPVVWTVPGAGKVLYDALGHDARSLSSPSRRALLASELAWLMQP from the coding sequence GTGGGACGGGTTCTGGTGCTCGTGGGAGCCGGTCGGTACGCCGACCCGTGGCACGACCACGCCGCGCAGGGCGACGAGGTCGCCCAGGTCGCCCGCGCACTGGGGCACGAGGTGCGCGTGCGCAGCACCCGCCCGTCCACGTTCGACGACCTCGCCGGGCAGCCCGGGTCCGACGGCGGGCCGTGGCTGCCCGACGTGCTCGTGGTCGCCGCGAGCGGCGACCCCGGCCAGCAGCCCGACGACGACTCGCCCGCCTGGCAGCCGTTCCACGACGCGCGCCAGGCGCTCGTCGAGCGGGGCACCGCGGTGCTCGCGCTGCACGCGTCGGCGTGCGTGTTCGCCGACGACCCGCGCTGGGCCGCGACGATCGGCGGGCGCTGGGTCCCGGGCCGGACCTGGCACCCCGACCACGGGCCGACGACGTTCCGCGTGGTCGACCACGAGCACCCGGTCACCTGGAGCCTGGGCTCGGTGACCGCCGACGACGAGCGGTACGCCGACCTCGTCGTCGAGCCCGGCGTCCACGTGCTCGTCGTCGCGGACGTCACGGCCGACGAGGCGCGCGGCCGCGGCACCGCGGGCGAGCACCCGGTGGTCTGGACGGTTCCGGGTGCGGGCAAGGTGCTGTACGACGCGCTGGGTCACGACGCCCGCTCGTTGTCCTCCCCGTCGCGCCGCGCGCTGCTCGCCTCCGAGCTCGCCTGGCTCATGCAGCCCTGA
- a CDS encoding sodium-translocating pyrophosphatase — protein sequence MVELGSTSLTIVGIIAGLAVASLVVAAVLRRQVLAAGEGTASMQQIAKAVQEGASAYLNRQFRTLALFAVVVCALLFLLPGDGGVKLGRSLFFLVGAAFSASIGFLGMWLATRANLRVAAAASQPGGRAEGARIAFRTGGVVGMSVVGLGLLGAAGVVLIYKGDAPAVLEGFGFGAALLAMFMRVGGGIFTKAADVGADLVGKVEQGIPEDDPRNAATIADNVGDNVGDCAGMAADLFESYAVTLVAALILGRAAFGEQGLVFPLIVTAVGALVAALGVAITRVRGAESGLAAINRGFYISAVVGVALAAVAAFVYLPSTFAEFTDGTAGLTDHGGDPRLVATAAVAIGVVLAGVILWVTGYFTGTTSKPTLHVAETTRTGAATVVLSGIGVGFESAVYTAGIICAAICGVFLIAGGNVALSLFLIALAGCGLLTTVGVIVAMDTFGPVSDNAQGIAEMSGDVTEEGAQILTDLDAVGNTTKAVTKGIAIATAVLAATALFGSYADAVASKIAEVGRAPADDLVDAMMNYDIISPVTLVGVILGGATVFLFSGLAIDAVTRAAGAIVFEVRRQFRDFPGIMTGEVRPEYGKVVDICTRDSLRELATPGLLAAFAPIAVGFGLGIGPLAGFLAGAIGSGVLMAVFLANSGGAWDNAKKIVEDGHHGGKNSPAHAAAVIGDTVGDPFKDTAGPAINPLIKVMNLVSVLIAPAIVVVSFGEDANTALRLAIALVAAAIAFGAVIASRLRAARVDREGALAHALEEPDRVAAS from the coding sequence ATGGTCGAGCTCGGTTCCACGAGCCTGACGATCGTCGGGATCATCGCGGGGCTCGCAGTCGCCTCGCTCGTCGTCGCGGCGGTGCTGCGTCGGCAGGTCCTGGCGGCCGGCGAAGGTACGGCGTCGATGCAGCAGATCGCCAAGGCGGTGCAGGAAGGTGCGTCCGCGTACCTCAACCGCCAGTTCCGCACGCTGGCGCTGTTCGCGGTGGTCGTCTGCGCGTTGCTGTTCCTGCTTCCGGGCGACGGGGGCGTCAAGCTCGGCCGATCGCTGTTCTTCCTGGTGGGCGCCGCGTTCTCGGCGTCCATCGGCTTCCTGGGCATGTGGCTGGCCACGCGCGCGAACCTGCGCGTCGCGGCGGCCGCGTCGCAGCCCGGTGGCCGGGCCGAGGGTGCGCGGATCGCGTTCCGCACCGGCGGGGTCGTCGGCATGTCCGTCGTGGGCCTCGGCCTGCTCGGCGCGGCCGGCGTCGTCCTCATCTACAAGGGCGACGCGCCCGCGGTGCTCGAGGGCTTCGGCTTCGGTGCCGCGCTGCTCGCGATGTTCATGCGCGTCGGCGGTGGCATCTTCACCAAGGCCGCCGACGTGGGCGCGGACCTCGTCGGGAAGGTCGAGCAGGGCATCCCCGAGGACGACCCGCGCAACGCCGCGACCATCGCGGACAACGTGGGCGACAACGTCGGCGACTGCGCGGGCATGGCGGCCGACCTGTTCGAGTCGTACGCGGTGACGCTCGTCGCCGCGCTCATCCTGGGCCGCGCCGCGTTCGGCGAGCAGGGGCTCGTCTTCCCGCTCATCGTCACCGCCGTGGGTGCGCTCGTCGCGGCGCTCGGCGTCGCGATCACGCGCGTGCGCGGTGCCGAGAGCGGGCTCGCCGCGATCAACCGCGGCTTCTACATCTCCGCGGTCGTGGGCGTCGCGCTCGCGGCCGTCGCCGCGTTCGTCTACCTGCCGTCGACGTTCGCCGAGTTCACCGACGGCACCGCGGGCCTCACCGACCACGGCGGCGACCCCCGCCTCGTCGCCACCGCCGCCGTCGCGATCGGCGTCGTCCTGGCGGGCGTCATCCTGTGGGTCACCGGGTACTTCACGGGGACGACGAGCAAGCCCACGCTGCACGTCGCCGAGACGACCCGCACCGGTGCGGCCACGGTCGTGCTGTCCGGCATCGGCGTCGGGTTCGAGTCCGCGGTCTACACCGCCGGCATCATCTGCGCGGCGATCTGCGGCGTGTTCCTCATCGCGGGCGGCAACGTCGCGCTGTCGCTGTTCCTCATCGCGCTCGCCGGGTGCGGCCTGCTCACCACCGTCGGCGTGATCGTCGCGATGGACACGTTCGGGCCGGTCTCGGACAACGCGCAGGGCATCGCGGAGATGTCGGGCGACGTGACCGAGGAGGGCGCGCAGATCCTCACCGACCTCGACGCCGTCGGGAACACCACGAAGGCCGTCACCAAGGGCATCGCGATCGCGACAGCGGTGCTCGCCGCGACCGCGCTGTTCGGCTCGTACGCCGACGCGGTCGCGTCGAAGATCGCCGAGGTCGGCCGCGCCCCGGCCGACGACCTGGTCGACGCGATGATGAACTACGACATCATCAGCCCCGTCACGCTCGTCGGCGTGATCCTCGGCGGCGCGACCGTCTTCCTGTTCTCGGGCCTCGCGATCGACGCCGTGACACGCGCCGCCGGCGCGATCGTCTTCGAGGTGCGCCGCCAGTTCCGCGACTTCCCGGGCATCATGACCGGCGAGGTCCGGCCCGAGTACGGCAAGGTCGTCGACATCTGCACGCGCGACTCCCTGCGCGAGCTCGCGACGCCCGGGCTGCTCGCCGCGTTCGCGCCCATCGCCGTGGGCTTCGGCCTCGGCATCGGCCCGCTCGCCGGGTTCCTCGCCGGCGCGATCGGCTCGGGTGTGCTCATGGCCGTGTTCCTCGCGAACTCCGGCGGCGCGTGGGACAACGCGAAGAAGATCGTCGAGGACGGCCACCACGGCGGCAAGAACTCGCCGGCGCACGCGGCCGCGGTCATCGGCGACACCGTCGGCGACCCGTTCAAGGACACCGCGGGCCCCGCGATCAACCCGCTCATCAAGGTCATGAACCTCGTGTCGGTGCTCATCGCGCCCGCGATCGTCGTGGTCTCGTTCGGCGAGGACGCCAACACGGCGCTGCGCCTGGCGATCGCGCTCGTCGCGGCGGCCATCGCGTTCGGTGCGGTCATCGCGAGCCGCCTGCGCGCGGCACGCGTCGACCGCGAGGGCGCCCTGGCCCACGCCCTCGAGGAGCCGGACAGGGTCGCGGCCTCCTGA
- a CDS encoding DUF4956 domain-containing protein, with the protein MSPYTLYAADLVAILVLTFAVYLPRHRRRDLVVAFLAVNVGVLAVAAALAESAMAAGLGLGLFGVLSIIRLRSSELAQHEVAYYFAALALGLIGGLGTTSVGLGAALMAALVAVIAVADSPRLLHRLRQQVVVVDRAIADETALVAHLERLLGGRVHSVTVQRLDLVNDTTTVDVRFTAGAAAASDDEAPVAGGCAQPDALR; encoded by the coding sequence GTGTCCCCCTACACGCTCTACGCGGCCGACCTGGTCGCGATCCTCGTGCTCACGTTCGCGGTGTACCTGCCGCGGCACCGGCGCCGCGACCTCGTCGTCGCGTTCCTCGCGGTCAACGTGGGCGTGCTGGCGGTCGCGGCGGCGCTGGCCGAGAGCGCGATGGCAGCGGGGCTCGGGCTCGGGTTGTTCGGGGTGCTGTCGATCATCCGGCTGCGGTCCTCGGAGCTCGCGCAGCACGAGGTCGCGTACTACTTCGCGGCCCTCGCCCTCGGACTGATCGGCGGGCTGGGGACCACGTCCGTCGGGCTGGGTGCGGCACTCATGGCGGCACTCGTCGCCGTCATCGCCGTGGCCGACAGCCCGCGGTTGCTGCACCGGCTCCGTCAGCAGGTCGTCGTCGTGGACCGCGCGATCGCGGACGAGACGGCGCTCGTCGCGCACCTCGAGCGGCTGCTCGGCGGGCGCGTGCACTCGGTGACGGTGCAGCGGCTCGACCTGGTGAACGACACGACGACGGTGGACGTGCGGTTCACGGCGGGTGCCGCCGCCGCGTCCGACGACGAGGCCCCCGTGGCCGGCGGGTGCGCGCAGCCGGACGCGCTGCGGTGA